The genomic interval ATCGCCACGCTCTCGACACCTGGACCATCGACCGCGTGGCCGAGCGTGCGGGCGGATTCTCCGGCCTGCGTGAGCGCCTGCGCCGGCAGGCCGACATTCTCTGCGGCTTCGGCGGACCGGCACTGTCCGATGCCGAACTCGACAGCCCCGTCCCGCTTCTCGGCCTTTCCGCGGGCACCCTGCTCAACGAGGCGGTCGTACCGCTGCGCGGGCTGTTCGAGGGCCTGGCCGACATCGAAATTCCCAACCACACCCGACAACTGCTGGCTCTACTGCCCGAGAGCGCCGCGGTCTGACGTACGACATCCGCACGACGCGGATCGGC from Nocardia wallacei carries:
- a CDS encoding DinB family protein, encoding MSDTTALREAYDSLLEAVGTVGASAHLRTPPPGEWNAEQILAHVCLVTAGTIAAMAAVAAGEHTTYDNRHALDTWTIDRVAERAGGFSGLRERLRRQADILCGFGGPALSDAELDSPVPLLGLSAGTLLNEAVVPLRGLFEGLADIEIPNHTRQLLALLPESAAV